Proteins from a genomic interval of Nostoc sp. TCL240-02:
- a CDS encoding NfeD family protein: MPSLTLIWLLAGAVLCLMELFLPSAFVAFMMGISAFVVALLSGVGLGNVWLQVVVWLLLSTFLIVLSRRFLQPRRRKSKIQDAVIAETLTEILPGKTGRVLYEGNSWQARCDDDKFTVAPHQRVYVVRREGTTLIVIPENLLNS, from the coding sequence ATGCCAAGTTTGACCTTAATCTGGCTTCTGGCGGGAGCAGTTTTGTGTCTCATGGAACTGTTCTTACCATCGGCGTTTGTCGCCTTCATGATGGGAATTAGCGCTTTTGTGGTGGCGCTGCTGTCTGGAGTGGGTTTGGGAAATGTATGGTTGCAAGTTGTAGTTTGGCTATTACTTTCCACATTCCTAATCGTGCTTTCTCGTCGGTTTTTGCAACCACGACGACGCAAATCGAAAATTCAGGATGCTGTCATAGCTGAAACCTTAACAGAAATTCTGCCTGGGAAAACAGGGCGGGTGTTGTATGAGGGAAATTCCTGGCAAGCACGATGTGACGATGACAAATTTACCGTAGCACCCCATCAAAGAGTTTATGTGGTTAGGAGAGAGGGTACTACTTTGATTGTGATACCAGAAAATTTGTTGAATTCTTAG
- a CDS encoding 4-Cys prefix domain-containing protein — protein MISTQLTIYCINPGCNSPINPIGDRVCASCHTPLVHRYLWATGSLSAQITPGTKVADRYGVITRQIWLDTQPGLPPDVPEELPKEVIPYLRLYQERLHLPQAYGFASNGEEDTTDIFLLENVPIDDRGNIYPTIVEAWEQATAVRQVYWLWQILQLWTPLSELGLSRSLLVVDNLRVQGWCVRLLELYQTSEDEKLSLKNLGECWQFWVASAKTSVAKGLQNIVQEMCETEIELDDVATQLNGLLLASAAELPLVLKVAGSTDIGPIMAQNEDACYPNTLNDLDEPLFSHLSIVCDGIGGHEGGEVASKLAVQSVKLQIRALLAEVTEQTVFVSPELLQEQLEASLRVVNNVICARNNEQKRQGKERMATTIVMALQVPQRVQTSTGWQSNNTHELYLANVGDSRAYWITRNYCQLLTVDDDVATREVRFAKSLYRKALIKTDATALTQALGTRNAESLRLKIQRFIVEEDGILLLCSDGLSDNNRVEQYWQDYAIPVLKGQMTVEDAVRNWINLANEKNGRDNTSVVLTFCRVSPEYLVPVTPAALPEEIIEAQIQEEQEELEEQEEQEEQEEQEELISFTESSQTLLDLDLDLDLDLDTSEESVTSPEIPPTLITKPNRGKRLVMLGGMFALLIGGTSLGLFAWWQINPQGFQQMCRKLPQKVQQLCPPGN, from the coding sequence ATGATTTCTACTCAACTGACAATTTATTGTATAAATCCAGGCTGTAATAGCCCCATTAATCCTATTGGAGATCGTGTTTGTGCAAGTTGCCACACTCCCTTGGTTCACCGTTATCTTTGGGCTACTGGCTCATTGTCTGCTCAAATTACACCAGGCACAAAAGTAGCAGACAGATATGGAGTAATTACTCGCCAGATTTGGCTGGATACTCAACCAGGACTACCACCAGATGTCCCTGAAGAATTACCGAAGGAAGTAATTCCTTATTTACGGTTATATCAAGAACGGTTACATCTGCCCCAAGCTTATGGGTTTGCTAGTAATGGTGAGGAAGATACAACTGATATCTTCTTGTTGGAAAATGTGCCGATAGATGATAGAGGAAATATCTATCCAACTATTGTTGAGGCTTGGGAGCAAGCAACTGCGGTACGACAAGTTTATTGGCTGTGGCAAATTCTCCAACTTTGGACACCTTTATCAGAATTAGGACTTAGCCGCAGTTTACTGGTAGTAGACAACTTGAGAGTCCAAGGTTGGTGTGTGCGACTGTTGGAACTCTACCAAACATCAGAAGATGAGAAGCTGAGTTTAAAAAATCTGGGGGAGTGTTGGCAATTTTGGGTAGCTTCTGCAAAGACATCAGTAGCTAAAGGGTTGCAGAACATAGTCCAGGAGATGTGTGAAACGGAAATTGAGTTGGATGATGTTGCTACTCAACTAAATGGTTTATTACTAGCATCTGCGGCAGAATTACCACTAGTTTTGAAGGTGGCAGGCTCTACAGATATTGGCCCGATTATGGCGCAAAATGAAGATGCTTGCTACCCGAATACTTTGAATGACTTAGATGAGCCTTTATTCTCCCACTTGTCAATTGTCTGCGATGGCATTGGCGGGCACGAAGGCGGCGAAGTTGCCAGTAAATTGGCAGTGCAGTCTGTAAAGTTGCAAATTCGCGCCTTACTAGCAGAGGTAACAGAACAAACTGTATTTGTGTCACCAGAATTGTTGCAAGAACAATTAGAAGCAAGCTTACGGGTGGTAAATAATGTGATTTGTGCCCGCAATAACGAACAAAAACGCCAAGGTAAAGAACGGATGGCTACAACCATTGTTATGGCGTTGCAAGTTCCACAACGAGTACAGACAAGTACTGGGTGGCAATCAAATAATACCCATGAACTTTACTTGGCTAATGTTGGCGATAGCCGTGCTTATTGGATTACTCGCAACTATTGTCAGCTACTCACAGTAGATGATGATGTGGCGACGCGAGAAGTCCGCTTTGCCAAAAGTTTGTATCGAAAAGCATTAATAAAAACAGATGCTACTGCCTTAACTCAAGCGTTGGGGACAAGAAATGCAGAATCTTTACGTCTTAAGATTCAGCGATTTATTGTGGAAGAAGATGGCATATTACTACTGTGTTCTGATGGTTTAAGTGATAATAACAGGGTGGAACAATATTGGCAAGATTATGCAATACCCGTATTAAAAGGCCAGATGACAGTTGAAGATGCTGTCCGCAACTGGATTAACTTGGCAAACGAAAAAAATGGGCGTGATAATACGTCAGTTGTTCTCACTTTTTGCCGTGTTTCTCCCGAATACTTAGTACCTGTGACTCCGGCGGCGTTGCCAGAAGAGATCATAGAAGCACAGATACAAGAAGAACAAGAGGAATTAGAGGAACAAGAGGAACAAGAGGAACAAGAGGAACAAGAGGAATTAATTTCCTTCACAGAAAGTTCGCAAACTTTGCTAGATTTGGATCTAGATTTGGATCTAGATTTAGATACTTCAGAGGAATCAGTTACAAGCCCAGAAATTCCACCAACCTTAATTACAAAACCTAATCGGGGTAAACGCTTGGTAATGCTGGGGGGAATGTTTGCGTTGCTTATAGGGGGTACAAGTTTAGGATTATTTGCTTGGTGGCAAATTAATCCTCAAGGATTCCAGCAAATGTGTCGAAAACTTCCTCAAAAAGTGCAGCAATTGTGTCCACCTGGTAATTAA
- a CDS encoding SDR family oxidoreductase, with protein sequence MSSIAGKVAIITGASRGIGRAIALKLAGNGASIVVNYAGNAGKAQEVVAEIEKLGVEAIAIQADISKVADIQRLFEQTLERFGKVDILVNNAGIAFYKPITEVTEEDFDAIFAINVKGTYFACQQAAQHLAEGGRIINFSSSTTVMMLPTYSAYVATKGAVEQITRVLAKELGAKAIAVNVISPGPTDTELFREGKTQEQIDRLAQMAAFGKLGDVQEIADVVAFLASDEARWITGQNIRVNGGIA encoded by the coding sequence ATGTCATCAATAGCGGGGAAAGTTGCAATTATCACTGGTGCATCGCGGGGAATTGGACGTGCGATCGCACTAAAATTAGCTGGTAACGGTGCATCTATTGTCGTCAACTATGCGGGTAATGCAGGCAAAGCACAAGAAGTTGTTGCAGAAATTGAAAAGTTGGGAGTAGAAGCGATCGCTATTCAAGCTGATATTAGCAAAGTAGCGGACATTCAACGGCTCTTTGAGCAAACACTTGAACGTTTTGGTAAAGTCGATATTTTGGTCAACAATGCCGGAATCGCCTTCTATAAACCGATTACTGAGGTGACAGAAGAAGATTTCGATGCGATTTTTGCCATTAACGTCAAAGGTACTTATTTTGCTTGCCAACAAGCCGCGCAACACTTGGCAGAAGGCGGACGGATTATCAACTTTTCGTCATCAACTACAGTGATGATGCTGCCAACTTATAGTGCTTATGTCGCAACTAAGGGTGCTGTTGAACAAATCACACGGGTACTAGCTAAAGAATTGGGTGCAAAAGCGATCGCAGTTAATGTTATTTCTCCTGGCCCCACCGATACAGAACTCTTTCGAGAAGGTAAAACCCAAGAACAGATAGATCGTTTGGCTCAAATGGCTGCTTTTGGCAAACTGGGAGATGTGCAAGAAATCGCCGATGTCGTAGCGTTTCTCGCTAGCGATGAAGCCAGATGGATCACTGGGCAAAATATCCGTGTAAACGGTGGAATCGCATAA
- a CDS encoding efflux RND transporter periplasmic adaptor subunit, with amino-acid sequence MTSPEPQTDFGEKAPQTSFEPPSGKRRWLWLFLPALLLLGGGTALVWRLLAPQNSTPATANVQPQGVRVKISTVQSGIIEESSDFIASLKSQRSIIIQPRIQGQVTQIFVKSGDPIAEGAPIIQIDRTPQSAIAPNNAAPQAFLLQLENARAVLKSLEAQRSSYVANVQLYQQTYEKYSVLAEQGAVSRQTRNQFADRLANAKTSLDAIDSRIQAQRSNILQAEKTLQQANVNNQTQQIQSDKITAPFSGTVGNMAVKVGDLVNTSTQLVNLTQNRPLELNISVPLQQGPQLRKGMPVEVMNTQGQKLGRSRVFFIAPTANNETQGILIKALFDNPNSQLRADQLVRARVFWNQRPGILIPTTAMTRVGGDTFVYVVETETSPQGVSQQIALQKRVKLGEIKDNNYQVLEGLQPEDKVIISGLLNLRDGAAIVPES; translated from the coding sequence ATGACATCCCCTGAGCCTCAAACTGATTTTGGAGAAAAAGCTCCACAAACCTCATTTGAGCCACCTTCTGGAAAACGGCGGTGGCTTTGGTTATTTTTACCTGCACTACTATTGTTAGGGGGAGGAACAGCTCTAGTTTGGCGTTTGCTCGCTCCGCAAAATTCAACGCCTGCAACTGCTAACGTTCAACCTCAAGGTGTAAGAGTCAAAATATCCACAGTACAAAGCGGCATAATTGAGGAAAGTTCAGATTTTATTGCTAGCCTAAAATCCCAGCGCTCAATCATAATCCAGCCGAGGATTCAGGGTCAAGTTACCCAAATATTTGTGAAATCGGGAGATCCAATTGCCGAAGGAGCGCCAATTATCCAAATAGATCGTACACCACAATCAGCGATCGCTCCTAACAATGCTGCGCCTCAAGCGTTTTTATTGCAACTGGAAAATGCCCGCGCTGTACTGAAATCTCTAGAAGCCCAACGATCATCATACGTTGCGAATGTGCAATTGTATCAGCAAACCTACGAAAAATATTCCGTCCTAGCTGAACAAGGAGCCGTGTCTCGACAGACTCGCAATCAGTTTGCTGATCGGCTTGCCAATGCTAAAACTAGTCTTGATGCAATTGATTCCAGGATTCAAGCTCAAAGATCCAATATATTGCAGGCTGAAAAAACCTTGCAGCAAGCTAATGTAAATAATCAAACACAACAAATCCAGTCTGACAAAATTACCGCTCCCTTTAGTGGCACAGTTGGCAACATGGCTGTGAAAGTAGGTGATTTAGTTAATACTTCCACACAATTAGTTAATCTAACGCAAAATCGGCCTTTAGAATTGAACATCTCTGTGCCACTACAGCAAGGGCCGCAATTGCGTAAGGGAATGCCAGTGGAAGTGATGAATACACAAGGTCAAAAGCTGGGTAGAAGTAGGGTATTTTTTATTGCACCTACTGCTAATAACGAAACACAAGGGATACTGATCAAAGCACTTTTTGACAATCCTAACAGTCAGCTACGTGCAGATCAATTGGTAAGGGCTAGAGTGTTTTGGAATCAGCGCCCCGGAATTTTAATCCCCACAACAGCAATGACTCGTGTAGGTGGCGATACTTTTGTGTATGTAGTTGAAACCGAAACATCTCCCCAAGGTGTATCTCAACAAATAGCTCTACAAAAGCGCGTGAAGCTAGGCGAAATCAAAGATAATAATTACCAAGTTCTTGAAGGATTACAACCAGAAGATAAAGTTATTATCTCAGGGTTGCTCAATCTTAGAGATGGCGCTGCGATCGTTCCAGAATCTTAA
- a CDS encoding rubrerythrin family protein: MDLSNFTTLQNLEAAFGGESMANRKYLFFAEVARQLGFSDLAKLFKETADQETEHAFAHFKLLHPELVVENAAALTDEQKREIISRCLSLAIEGETYEYTTMYPEFAADAQRDAYGGQSQRDNPAAEEFLKQVQESTDHANTFREAAHRFGLLKFIENYHADRYTEALEVLNGGQTATRVAGEDPKTRKWICRQCSMIYDPVAGDPDSGIAPGTPFEEIPDDWECPICGASKKTFKPFEEKVAA, encoded by the coding sequence ATGGATTTGTCCAACTTTACTACACTTCAAAACTTAGAAGCTGCCTTCGGTGGTGAATCGATGGCAAATCGCAAGTATCTGTTTTTTGCTGAGGTAGCGCGTCAACTTGGGTTTTCAGACTTGGCAAAACTTTTTAAAGAAACAGCAGACCAAGAAACTGAACACGCTTTTGCACATTTTAAGTTGCTGCATCCAGAACTAGTGGTAGAAAATGCGGCTGCTTTAACTGATGAACAAAAGCGGGAAATTATATCTCGCTGTTTATCTTTGGCAATTGAAGGCGAGACTTATGAATATACTACAATGTATCCAGAGTTTGCCGCCGATGCTCAACGCGATGCCTACGGCGGGCAGAGCCAACGCGACAATCCTGCGGCTGAAGAATTTCTCAAGCAAGTTCAAGAATCTACCGATCATGCCAACACATTTCGAGAAGCTGCACACCGTTTTGGCTTGTTAAAATTCATCGAAAATTACCACGCCGATCGCTACACTGAAGCTTTAGAAGTATTAAACGGAGGACAAACAGCAACCAGAGTTGCAGGTGAAGATCCTAAAACTAGGAAATGGATTTGTAGACAATGCAGTATGATTTACGATCCCGTTGCTGGCGATCCTGATTCAGGAATTGCACCTGGTACGCCTTTTGAAGAAATTCCTGATGATTGGGAATGTCCGATTTGCGGTGCTAGCAAAAAAACTTTTAAGCCATTTGAGGAAAAAGTTGCAGCTTAG